The Ammoniphilus oxalaticus genome contains a region encoding:
- a CDS encoding ATP-binding protein, translating to MSIAPLKDYLVGPRKKSSININSDVVFVPAELKAVELPQGIRSVKEGEQFHISETKRIDRNGDVIYVSVTTFPLYNLHQKFDGWAVIFRDITEWKKSQEMLQQSEKLSVAGQLAAGIAHEIRNPITSVKGFLQLMQTGYGEKEEYMEIMTSEIDRIEIILGELLILAKPQITKYEQANAQKLLEHVVALLGTQGNLHNISISTDFEVEHPYIDCDENQIKQVFINFIKNSMEAMPQGGEISIELQRIEERMLRICFIDQGCGIPEEILEKIGQPFFTTKENGTGLGFMISKKIIEDHGGSMTLKSKVDEGTVIEVFLPTEPVNEAHLTTGKR from the coding sequence GTGTCAATCGCGCCTTTGAAAGATTATTTGGTTGGACCGCGGAAGAAGTCATCAATCAACATTAATTCTGATGTCGTATTTGTGCCTGCAGAGCTAAAAGCAGTTGAACTGCCGCAAGGGATCCGATCGGTAAAAGAAGGGGAACAATTTCACATTAGCGAGACAAAGAGAATTGATCGCAACGGCGACGTTATCTACGTGTCGGTTACGACTTTTCCTCTGTATAACTTACATCAAAAGTTTGACGGCTGGGCGGTTATTTTTCGCGATATTACCGAGTGGAAAAAGTCGCAAGAAATGTTGCAGCAATCTGAAAAGTTATCTGTCGCGGGTCAGTTAGCCGCAGGGATAGCTCATGAGATTCGAAATCCAATTACATCGGTGAAAGGTTTTTTGCAACTCATGCAAACAGGGTACGGAGAGAAAGAAGAATACATGGAAATTATGACCTCAGAAATTGACCGAATAGAGATTATTTTAGGTGAATTGCTTATCTTAGCAAAACCGCAAATTACCAAGTATGAACAGGCTAATGCGCAGAAGCTCTTGGAACATGTTGTCGCCTTGTTAGGCACACAAGGGAATTTGCATAATATCTCCATATCCACTGATTTTGAGGTAGAACATCCTTATATCGATTGTGATGAAAACCAAATCAAACAAGTCTTCATTAATTTCATAAAAAATTCAATGGAAGCGATGCCACAAGGCGGAGAAATTTCGATTGAACTACAAAGAATTGAAGAGCGGATGTTGCGCATTTGTTTTATCGACCAAGGCTGTGGCATCCCAGAGGAAATATTGGAGAAGATCGGGCAACCCTTTTTCACGACAAAAGAAAATGGTACAGGGCTTGGCTTTATGATTAGTAAAAAGATCATTGAAGATCATGGTGGAAGCATGACGCTAAAAAGCAAAGTGGATGAGGGTACGGTGATCGAAGTGTTTTTACCCACTGAACCTGTGAATGAGGCCCACTTGACCACTGGTAAAAGATAG
- a CDS encoding DeoR family transcriptional regulator, whose amino-acid sequence MRKLFQNERQRKIMDLIQTERSLRTAELSERFNVSEMTIYRDIKPLIEQGLVMKTFGGIALMQNEREVRGSQECVVCYRTINERLSYRLILPNNRIDSACCAHCGLIFHKEYEDDVIQALCYDFLLQTTISAPLAWYVLDTSLDMQCCQPQALAFGRISDAEKFVKGFGGRVCSFEEATREVTRTEGCCKHGK is encoded by the coding sequence GTGAGAAAGCTGTTTCAAAATGAGAGACAAAGAAAAATCATGGATTTGATTCAAACTGAAAGAAGTTTAAGGACTGCCGAACTAAGTGAACGGTTTAATGTGTCAGAAATGACGATCTACCGTGACATAAAACCGTTGATCGAACAGGGACTGGTGATGAAGACGTTTGGCGGTATCGCTCTAATGCAGAACGAACGCGAGGTGAGAGGTTCGCAAGAATGCGTCGTATGCTATCGAACGATCAATGAGCGTCTATCGTATCGTTTAATTCTACCAAACAATCGAATCGACTCTGCTTGCTGCGCGCACTGTGGATTGATTTTTCATAAAGAATACGAGGATGATGTCATACAAGCCCTATGTTACGACTTTCTATTGCAGACGACAATCAGCGCCCCATTAGCGTGGTATGTGTTGGACACTTCACTTGATATGCAATGTTGCCAACCGCAGGCGCTTGCCTTTGGTCGTATCTCGGATGCTGAAAAGTTTGTGAAAGGGTTTGGCGGTCGTGTTTGTTCTTTTGAAGAGGCGACTCGTGAAGTCACTCGGACCGAAGGGTGCTGCAAGCATGGCAAATAA
- a CDS encoding copper resistance protein CopC, translated as MANKRCLQPVSVVVSFLFLFIFSFCQVTFGHAVLIEANPPLNSQVEESPAEIRYVFNERLEKRLFYIRVFNEHGELMTDDQAQMSEDQREVSLELPLLPNGTYTVTYHIVSADGHPVEQSGYLTVGSSSQQPSSWYMLNVVNQQNHEGVSIDRMLYYAALLFLTGWLFWGIFFSFQEETNEATYRQWLQRFRHFFLFSLLITGGLQLSSLLRDWGIASLIPELSKSLWGWTWLISLLLAASAYWILRKTKWIDALWILLLLVIEGLVGHAITFSPAFLTVFIDIIHLVVATVWVGGLWFFIVFWKSARREMIRFYPLFSQAALISILVATGSGLLLTFLFIPKWSYLIKTVWGILLIVKTALVLAVVLVAQSVRTKMKLNQVDQLERLLRIDFSLMIAIVIIVGALTYVNPLPQNKPLYWNEKRPSVHLMTQITPKAPGDNQISVHAKMVQADREVKLVEVSLVNRDGKVAPIQVPVEPIDSEVEEIGDAFRAQGPYLPFAGNWTIEVRVRDSNDDEKMYKKDFTVY; from the coding sequence ATGGCAAATAAGCGTTGCTTGCAACCCGTCTCGGTCGTTGTTTCTTTTCTATTCTTATTCATATTCTCTTTTTGTCAAGTGACATTTGGACATGCGGTGTTAATAGAGGCGAATCCGCCCTTAAATAGTCAAGTGGAAGAGTCACCCGCAGAAATCCGTTATGTCTTTAATGAAAGATTAGAAAAAAGATTGTTTTATATACGTGTCTTTAACGAGCATGGCGAGCTCATGACCGATGATCAGGCGCAAATGAGCGAAGATCAACGGGAAGTTTCTCTGGAGCTGCCGCTTTTGCCAAATGGAACGTATACGGTAACGTATCATATTGTTTCAGCGGACGGGCATCCCGTGGAACAGTCAGGTTATTTAACGGTCGGCAGCTCATCGCAACAACCGAGCAGTTGGTACATGTTAAATGTGGTCAACCAGCAAAACCATGAAGGGGTTAGCATCGATCGTATGCTCTATTATGCCGCTCTTCTATTTTTAACAGGCTGGCTTTTCTGGGGGATTTTCTTTTCTTTTCAAGAAGAGACGAACGAAGCGACATATCGCCAATGGTTGCAGCGTTTTAGACACTTTTTCCTTTTTTCCTTGCTGATTACAGGTGGACTTCAACTTTCCTCCTTGTTAAGAGATTGGGGGATCGCCAGTTTAATTCCTGAATTATCAAAGTCGCTATGGGGTTGGACCTGGCTTATAAGTCTACTGTTAGCAGCTTCGGCTTACTGGATCCTGCGAAAAACAAAGTGGATCGATGCGTTATGGATTTTGCTACTGCTTGTTATCGAGGGATTGGTCGGTCACGCGATTACATTTAGTCCCGCGTTCCTGACTGTGTTCATCGATATTATTCACTTGGTCGTTGCCACAGTGTGGGTCGGAGGCTTATGGTTCTTCATTGTTTTTTGGAAGAGCGCTCGACGGGAGATGATTCGTTTTTACCCGCTATTTAGTCAGGCCGCATTGATCAGTATCCTTGTTGCGACTGGCAGCGGACTGTTGTTAACCTTTTTATTTATCCCGAAGTGGTCTTACCTGATTAAAACGGTATGGGGAATTTTGTTAATTGTTAAGACTGCGCTCGTGTTGGCTGTCGTCTTGGTTGCTCAGTCCGTTCGAACGAAGATGAAGCTAAATCAAGTGGATCAGTTGGAACGATTACTGCGTATTGATTTTTCCCTCATGATTGCAATTGTGATTATCGTGGGAGCGCTAACGTATGTTAATCCATTGCCACAGAATAAGCCTTTATATTGGAATGAAAAACGACCTTCTGTTCACTTGATGACACAAATTACGCCAAAAGCGCCAGGCGACAATCAAATTTCAGTTCACGCCAAGATGGTCCAAGCGGATCGGGAAGTGAAGTTAGTTGAAGTTTCATTGGTGAATCGCGATGGTAAGGTTGCGCCGATTCAAGTGCCAGTGGAACCGATCGACTCTGAAGTAGAGGAAATTGGCGATGCATTCAGGGCCCAAGGACCGTATCTCCCTTTTGCCGGTAATTGGACGATTGAGGTTCGTGTCCGTGATTCTAATGATGATGAAAAAATGTACAAAAAAGATTTTACAGTCTATTAA
- a CDS encoding YcnI family protein, which translates to MKKLTQVLLSTVLTVTMFSGLAEAHVTVQPREVTQGSYEVFTVRVPSEKDDTPTMKVEVKFPEGVSVSRFEPKPGWSYEVEENDDGRIEGVRWSATGEGLAPIEFAQFTFQGRVNDDATDLIWKAYQTYGDGDVVDWVGAEGSETPASVTTVKPLPAGQAADDHDHETAGAAVEGVETTNGGGSNASLLLSIAALVLGLIALGMSFRKRA; encoded by the coding sequence ATGAAAAAATTAACTCAAGTTCTTCTTTCAACGGTTCTTACGGTCACGATGTTTAGCGGTTTGGCGGAGGCCCACGTCACGGTGCAGCCCAGGGAAGTGACGCAAGGTTCTTATGAAGTTTTTACAGTGCGTGTCCCTTCTGAAAAGGATGATACACCTACGATGAAAGTGGAAGTGAAATTTCCGGAAGGAGTTTCTGTCTCCCGTTTTGAACCGAAACCAGGTTGGTCTTATGAGGTTGAGGAAAACGATGATGGTCGGATTGAAGGGGTTCGTTGGAGCGCGACGGGCGAGGGATTAGCTCCCATTGAATTTGCGCAATTTACCTTCCAAGGACGTGTCAATGATGATGCGACAGACCTGATTTGGAAAGCATATCAAACGTACGGTGATGGTGACGTTGTCGACTGGGTTGGAGCGGAAGGTTCGGAAACGCCGGCTTCGGTAACAACCGTTAAACCGCTTCCAGCGGGCCAAGCGGCAGATGATCACGATCATGAGACAGCTGGAGCGGCGGTAGAAGGGGTGGAAACGACAAACGGCGGAGGATCGAATGCCTCGTTGTTATTATCTATTGCAGCGTTGGTTCTCGGATTAATCGCGTTAGGGATGTCGTTTAGGAAACGAGCGTAA
- a CDS encoding OsmC family protein, which yields MSKKYHFNLEANWSGGRDGAGKISSGKLQAPISAPAELGGPGTGTNPEELLLGAASTCYLITLGIVLTNRKLPVEDITLASECILDGEGGLKFEKIIHRPTIILGKDATEEDIETAKKGAERAESACMISKTLEGNVEVTVEPTITIQS from the coding sequence ATGTCTAAAAAATATCATTTTAATTTAGAAGCCAACTGGTCAGGGGGAAGAGATGGAGCAGGGAAAATTTCATCTGGGAAATTACAAGCTCCGATTTCAGCGCCAGCTGAACTAGGCGGTCCTGGCACAGGAACGAACCCGGAGGAGCTACTGCTCGGGGCCGCATCCACTTGCTACTTGATCACACTTGGCATTGTCCTAACGAACCGTAAATTACCGGTAGAAGACATCACGCTCGCATCCGAATGTATTTTAGATGGCGAGGGCGGACTGAAATTCGAAAAGATTATTCACCGTCCAACGATTATCCTTGGTAAAGATGCGACAGAGGAAGATATCGAGACGGCCAAAAAAGGAGCCGAACGAGCGGAATCCGCTTGTATGATTTCCAAAACGTTAGAAGGCAATGTCGAAGTGACCGTAGAACCAACGATTACAATCCAATCCTAA
- a CDS encoding metal ABC transporter substrate-binding protein has product MERRRVVWLLVIGCLLIVSGCGQQQNASQTVGKGEQLSIYTSLFPLYDFTRKIAGERAEVKNIVPPGVEAHDFEPKAKDMMMLNDADLLIYNGAGFEGWIEKVSAALNNDKLKQVDASQGIDLLPAEGSGEEALGEEGHHGHGQSGPWDPHVWLDPNRAKQQAETIRDALIEVDPAHQTEYERNYEQLARQFDELDARLDDLREHVQQKSLVVSHASFGYLTETYDFEQIAIAGLSPANEPTQRELQLIIEQIEARQVTYILFETLVSGKIAEVIKKEVGAEALTLNPLENVTEKEVADGKDYFAIMDENIDVLKKALDYRR; this is encoded by the coding sequence ATGGAGAGAAGAAGAGTCGTGTGGTTGTTGGTGATCGGATGTTTGCTCATTGTCAGCGGATGCGGACAACAACAAAATGCAAGTCAAACTGTGGGAAAAGGGGAGCAACTTTCGATCTACACTTCTTTATTTCCTTTATATGATTTCACGAGAAAAATTGCGGGGGAACGCGCGGAAGTGAAAAATATTGTTCCGCCCGGTGTCGAGGCGCATGACTTCGAACCTAAAGCTAAAGATATGATGATGTTAAATGATGCTGATCTGCTCATTTACAATGGGGCTGGATTTGAAGGGTGGATCGAGAAAGTATCCGCTGCCCTTAACAATGACAAATTGAAACAAGTCGATGCGAGCCAGGGGATTGACCTGCTGCCCGCTGAAGGAAGTGGGGAAGAAGCGTTGGGTGAGGAGGGGCATCACGGGCATGGACAATCGGGCCCTTGGGATCCGCATGTTTGGTTGGACCCAAATCGGGCGAAACAGCAGGCAGAAACGATTCGAGACGCCCTGATTGAAGTGGATCCTGCTCATCAGACCGAATATGAACGGAATTATGAGCAACTCGCTAGGCAATTTGACGAACTTGACGCCCGCTTAGACGATTTGCGAGAGCATGTCCAACAAAAATCACTCGTTGTGTCTCACGCTTCTTTTGGCTATTTAACAGAAACATACGACTTCGAGCAGATTGCAATCGCCGGACTATCGCCAGCTAATGAGCCGACGCAACGGGAATTGCAATTGATTATTGAACAGATTGAAGCGCGCCAGGTTACCTATATTTTGTTTGAAACGCTCGTTTCGGGGAAAATCGCGGAAGTGATTAAAAAAGAGGTCGGCGCGGAAGCTCTTACTTTAAATCCACTTGAAAATGTAACGGAAAAAGAAGTGGCGGACGGCAAAGATTATTTTGCGATAATGGATGAGAACATTGATGTTTTGAAGAAGGCGCTTGATTATCGACGGTAA
- a CDS encoding BrxA/BrxB family bacilliredoxin: protein MMPFDAYMNQLKQMVQPMRDELTQAGFQELTTPEEVDNFFKDTKGVTVMVINSVCGCAAGIARPAVIYSVKESEKKPDHFVTVFAGQDKEATAQARTYIDGIPPSSPSIALFKDGEIVHFIPREQIEGQTAESVVANLQQAYNKYCD from the coding sequence ATGATGCCTTTTGATGCCTATATGAACCAATTGAAACAAATGGTCCAGCCAATGAGAGACGAATTGACGCAAGCAGGCTTTCAGGAGTTAACGACACCAGAGGAAGTCGATAATTTCTTTAAGGATACGAAAGGCGTAACAGTGATGGTGATTAACTCTGTCTGCGGATGCGCCGCTGGCATTGCCCGCCCTGCTGTGATTTATTCGGTGAAAGAAAGCGAGAAGAAACCGGACCATTTCGTAACCGTGTTTGCTGGACAAGATAAGGAAGCGACGGCGCAGGCTCGGACATACATCGATGGAATCCCGCCATCTTCCCCGTCGATCGCTCTTTTTAAAGATGGAGAGATCGTTCATTTTATTCCGCGTGAGCAAATTGAGGGTCAAACAGCTGAGAGTGTTGTAGCTAATTTGCAACAAGCGTATAACAAATATTGTGACTAA
- the splB gene encoding spore photoproduct lyase yields the protein MSIVLDREKRQIHAPLFKPDVVFFEPQALEYPLGKQLWEHYQQQSDTPVRMTTSHNQVRGIEGDSGSPEWYRNAKRTLVIGVKRSLKFETSKPSAEYAIPLATGCMGHCHYCYLNTNVGTRPYIRIYVNLDEIFAQASKYMNERAPEITRFEAACTSDPVGIEHISGSLKKTIEFFGQQELGHLRFVTKFAHVDPLLDAKHNGRTRFRFSVNADYVVDQFEPGTSPLQDRIEAARKVAEAGYPLGFLCAPLYRFDGWQEGYERLFQKLSAALPPASVTDLTFELIQHRFTKVARNLILTRYPKTKLEMDETKRQYKWGKYGRGKYVYKKDEALELHQHLKRLINEYFPQAEIAYFT from the coding sequence ATGAGTATTGTTTTAGATCGAGAAAAAAGACAAATACACGCTCCGTTATTTAAACCGGATGTCGTCTTTTTCGAACCGCAAGCGTTAGAGTATCCATTAGGGAAGCAGTTATGGGAACATTATCAACAACAAAGCGATACCCCCGTGCGCATGACGACTTCTCACAATCAAGTTCGCGGTATCGAAGGGGATTCAGGTTCCCCCGAGTGGTACCGCAATGCCAAACGAACTTTAGTGATCGGAGTCAAGCGCTCTTTAAAATTTGAAACCTCCAAGCCTTCTGCCGAATATGCGATTCCGTTAGCGACAGGATGTATGGGGCATTGTCATTATTGTTACCTAAACACGAATGTAGGGACCCGCCCGTATATTCGGATTTATGTCAATCTAGATGAAATCTTTGCCCAAGCCAGCAAATATATGAACGAGCGCGCCCCTGAAATCACGCGATTTGAAGCGGCGTGCACGTCCGATCCAGTTGGGATCGAGCACATTAGCGGCTCTCTAAAAAAGACGATTGAATTCTTTGGTCAACAGGAACTGGGACACCTTCGATTTGTTACGAAATTCGCCCACGTCGACCCCTTACTTGACGCTAAACACAATGGTCGAACACGTTTCCGTTTTAGTGTCAATGCGGATTACGTTGTCGACCAATTCGAACCCGGCACTTCCCCGTTGCAAGACCGCATTGAAGCGGCGCGGAAGGTAGCGGAGGCAGGGTATCCACTCGGCTTCTTGTGCGCCCCATTGTATCGATTTGATGGATGGCAAGAAGGTTATGAGCGACTGTTTCAGAAGTTATCCGCCGCCTTACCTCCCGCTTCCGTCACTGATTTGACGTTCGAATTGATCCAGCATCGTTTTACGAAAGTGGCAAGGAACTTAATTTTAACGCGCTACCCAAAGACAAAATTAGAAATGGATGAAACGAAGCGACAGTACAAATGGGGAAAATACGGTCGCGGTAAATACGTATACAAAAAGGATGAAGCTCTGGAGTTACACCAGCACCTGAAACGACTCATCAATGAATACTTCCCGCAAGCGGAGATTGCTTACTTCACGTAG
- the mntR gene encoding transcriptional regulator MntR — protein sequence MATPSMEDYLEKIYTLIVEKGYARVSDIAEALSVHPSSVTKMVQKLDQNKYLIYEKYRGLVMTAKGKKVGKRLVDRHDLLEDFLEIIGVDPDQIYEDVEGIEHHLSWDSITCIEYLVQYFTEDPSRLADLRRLKEMDEQADEEALEEKK from the coding sequence ATGGCTACGCCAAGTATGGAAGATTATCTGGAGAAGATCTATACATTGATTGTCGAGAAAGGTTACGCGAGAGTATCCGATATTGCTGAAGCTTTATCGGTGCACCCATCCTCCGTTACAAAAATGGTTCAAAAATTAGATCAAAATAAATACTTAATCTACGAAAAATACCGAGGATTGGTTATGACCGCGAAGGGGAAAAAGGTTGGGAAGCGGTTAGTGGATCGACACGACTTGTTAGAGGATTTCCTTGAAATTATCGGGGTGGATCCAGATCAGATATACGAAGATGTGGAAGGGATCGAACATCATTTAAGTTGGGACTCCATTACGTGTATCGAATACCTCGTTCAATACTTCACCGAAGACCCATCTCGTTTAGCGGATTTAAGACGTCTCAAAGAAATGGATGAGCAGGCGGATGAAGAGGCGCTTGAAGAAAAGAAATGA
- a CDS encoding DUF1385 domain-containing protein — protein MSTQKPIAYGGQAVLEGVMFSGRKVTVTAIRRQDQSIEYFHEEKKQYPILQTLKKIPFLRGMIGLIEATATGSKHLNFATERYDIEPGEEDSAKEEKSGWSLSMILGVAAVGVLSFIFGKLIFTIAPAVLADLLFKQWVTHNVLQNLIEGGIKIILLLIYLSAIAQTPLIKRLFQYHGAEHKVINTYEAGAELTVDNVQKSSTLHYRCGSSFIIFTVLVGVIIYSFFHYDSLWERVYQRILLLPLVIGVSYEALQLTNHLRDTPALRLLGYPGLWLQKLTTKQPDDKQVEIAIASFKKMMELDQQADQGKLLFVK, from the coding sequence TTGTCCACTCAAAAGCCAATAGCCTATGGCGGTCAGGCCGTACTTGAAGGGGTTATGTTTAGCGGTAGAAAGGTCACTGTGACCGCCATTCGCCGTCAGGATCAATCAATCGAATATTTTCATGAGGAAAAAAAACAATATCCTATTTTACAAACATTGAAGAAGATCCCATTTTTAAGAGGGATGATCGGACTTATTGAGGCCACTGCAACAGGCTCTAAACATTTAAATTTCGCAACGGAACGATATGACATAGAACCTGGGGAAGAAGATTCCGCCAAAGAAGAGAAAAGTGGTTGGAGTTTATCGATGATCCTTGGTGTTGCCGCTGTCGGTGTCCTCTCCTTTATTTTCGGGAAGCTAATTTTTACGATTGCTCCGGCGGTGTTAGCCGATTTGTTGTTCAAGCAATGGGTAACACACAACGTGTTGCAAAACTTGATCGAGGGAGGCATTAAGATCATTTTGCTGCTCATCTACCTGTCTGCAATCGCTCAAACTCCGCTAATTAAACGACTTTTTCAATATCACGGGGCGGAACATAAAGTGATTAACACGTATGAAGCAGGCGCCGAGTTAACCGTTGATAATGTGCAGAAATCTTCTACGCTTCATTACCGTTGCGGCAGTAGTTTTATTATTTTCACCGTACTTGTTGGAGTTATTATTTACTCTTTCTTCCACTATGATTCATTATGGGAGCGCGTATACCAACGTATTTTGTTACTGCCACTCGTCATTGGCGTTTCTTATGAGGCGTTGCAATTGACGAATCACTTGCGAGACACGCCAGCGCTTCGCTTGCTCGGTTACCCCGGATTATGGCTGCAAAAGTTAACGACGAAGCAACCAGACGATAAACAAGTCGAAATCGCCATTGCTTCCTTCAAAAAGATGATGGAACTCGATCAGCAAGCTGACCAAGGTAAGTTGTTATTCGTAAAGTAG
- a CDS encoding c-type cytochrome, which produces MKKLFTFAISFALVAVLAACGGGGNNQSPPETPPATEEGEPGADGEAPATEEGTDEQSSEDGTGTVDVAAAEELYNNNCLMCHGRDLTNGTAPELVTIGSKYNKDEIADIIVNGKGTMPKGLIKDPADVELVATWLADHK; this is translated from the coding sequence ATGAAAAAGTTATTTACTTTTGCTATTAGCTTTGCGCTCGTTGCTGTATTGGCGGCTTGCGGTGGTGGTGGCAACAATCAATCACCTCCAGAGACGCCTCCAGCTACTGAAGAAGGCGAGCCAGGAGCAGATGGTGAAGCGCCAGCTACTGAAGAAGGAACGGACGAGCAATCCTCTGAAGATGGGACGGGGACTGTTGACGTTGCCGCGGCTGAGGAGCTTTACAATAACAACTGCTTAATGTGTCATGGCAGAGACTTAACGAACGGCACTGCGCCTGAATTGGTTACGATCGGTTCCAAGTATAATAAAGATGAGATCGCTGACATTATTGTCAACGGAAAAGGAACCATGCCGAAGGGTTTGATAAAAGATCCAGCGGATGTTGAGCTTGTTGCTACTTGGTTAGCTGATCACAAATAA
- a CDS encoding YqhR family membrane protein, with protein MAAKARMEQQFEKMKKALVVGAVGGLFWSLLGYAFYSMNFTKLGPAVVVSPFFVSKAADKPLAQFTGMAVITALSIGFALLYVYLFSKYYTPWIGIASGVVLFALFFYALNPLFQWTKKPLHQIGMNTFSTTLSLFLLYGLFVGFSLSAEFSSKEPKM; from the coding sequence TTGGCAGCAAAAGCACGGATGGAACAACAATTTGAAAAGATGAAAAAGGCCCTGGTCGTCGGGGCTGTCGGCGGTCTGTTTTGGTCTCTGCTCGGTTATGCTTTTTATTCCATGAATTTTACGAAACTAGGTCCCGCCGTCGTAGTCAGCCCGTTTTTCGTTTCAAAAGCGGCGGACAAACCGCTGGCCCAATTCACTGGGATGGCTGTGATCACGGCGTTGTCAATTGGGTTTGCTCTATTATATGTCTATCTGTTTTCAAAATATTACACGCCGTGGATTGGGATTGCTTCCGGTGTTGTTTTATTCGCGCTGTTCTTCTATGCGCTAAATCCACTCTTCCAATGGACAAAGAAACCACTGCATCAAATTGGGATGAATACGTTCTCGACGACGCTCAGTTTGTTTTTATTATACGGTTTATTTGTCGGGTTTTCCTTGTCGGCTGAATTTTCAAGTAAAGAGCCAAAAATGTGA
- a CDS encoding M24 family metallopeptidase, translating into MLQQEGREVKELKQRLLQLRSKMTEQNISAMLVTSPYNRRFLSGFTGSAGYLLITEQHALLITDFRYEEQAAQQAPAFEVIRHDAAILDEVGKQLTQLQVKNVGFEKQFVSYALYEALGECQAEVEWIGIGGLIEELRLVKTAEEIAVIKQACQIADNTFEHILTYIKPGVTERDVSMELEFHMRKQGATSSSFDIIVASGERSALPHGVASDKVIESGDFVTLDFGAYYNGYVSDITRTIAVGEPSEKLKEIYGVVLKAQLAGVTQIKAGMTAKQADALTRDIITAAGYGPNFGHSTGHGIGLEVHEGPRLSSSSVVTLQAGMVVTVEPGIYVSKVGGVRIEDDIVITDDGCEILTQSPKELIIL; encoded by the coding sequence ATGTTACAACAAGAAGGGCGGGAGGTGAAGGAATTGAAGCAAAGACTGTTGCAACTAAGAAGTAAAATGACGGAACAAAACATCTCAGCGATGTTGGTGACGAGTCCGTACAATCGTCGTTTTTTAAGCGGTTTTACGGGCAGCGCGGGTTATTTGTTGATCACAGAACAACACGCCCTATTGATCACCGACTTCCGCTATGAAGAACAGGCGGCTCAGCAAGCGCCCGCTTTCGAAGTGATTCGACATGACGCCGCTATTCTAGACGAGGTCGGCAAGCAGTTGACACAATTGCAAGTGAAAAATGTGGGGTTTGAGAAACAGTTTGTATCCTATGCCTTATATGAAGCTTTGGGAGAGTGTCAAGCAGAGGTTGAATGGATCGGTATTGGCGGATTAATAGAAGAACTTCGTTTGGTGAAAACGGCTGAAGAAATCGCGGTTATTAAGCAAGCTTGCCAAATTGCGGACAATACGTTCGAGCATATTTTAACGTACATAAAGCCTGGTGTCACAGAACGGGATGTTTCAATGGAATTGGAGTTTCACATGAGAAAGCAAGGAGCGACATCTTCTTCATTCGACATTATAGTCGCTTCGGGTGAACGCTCCGCATTGCCGCATGGGGTTGCCAGCGATAAAGTGATCGAGTCGGGCGATTTTGTCACCTTAGATTTTGGGGCGTATTACAATGGCTATGTTTCCGATATTACACGCACGATCGCCGTGGGCGAACCTTCTGAGAAATTAAAAGAGATTTATGGTGTCGTGTTGAAAGCGCAATTGGCTGGTGTGACGCAGATTAAAGCGGGCATGACAGCGAAGCAAGCGGATGCGCTCACAAGGGACATTATTACTGCCGCAGGCTACGGTCCGAACTTTGGTCACAGTACTGGGCATGGGATTGGACTTGAAGTGCATGAAGGTCCGCGTTTATCGTCAAGTAGCGTTGTGACGCTCCAAGCGGGCATGGTCGTTACGGTAGAGCCAGGCATTTATGTATCAAAAGTGGGCGGCGTTCGGATTGAGGATGATATTGTTATTACAGACGATGGATGCGAGATTCTGACCCAATCGCCAAAAGAACTGATTATTTTGTAG